The Lates calcarifer isolate ASB-BC8 linkage group LG7_2, TLL_Latcal_v3, whole genome shotgun sequence DNA window ACTTGATTCCATTCTGTATCACCAGCTCAAATGCTGAACCACTGCATTGGGTAATACATAAATCAGAACTGTATGGTACCTACTGCTACATTGACATGACTAGCATGATTCTTAGTTGGATAGTTAGGATTTAAGAATGAAACATGTAAGCAGTTTTTAGTAAAACAGTGGATGACTTTTGTATATAGTTTTTGGAATCTATCTTGTTGTCTACAAACGTGttaatgaagaaaaatcaaTCTGTCCAGTCGCAGTGGAACCATGGGTAGATCTTATCTTTGACATAAGCTGATGGCAGCGAGTACAGTCAGTCTTTCATATTAAAACAGTTATCTGTGGGCCATGAGGCTGCTGGGTTATTACTAATGACATGTACATTTTCTTATATTTGTGATTAGCTGTCAACAGTTTTAAGAGTTGGGTTGTGCTGTAGGAAGCTTCCCACTTACAGAGGAAGTGATGACCACTGATTAGTGTTAGCTTAACTTACATTAAACACTGACTGGTTTAATGGAGGAggaaaatgctaatgttaatagCTTCCTGTAGTgcattcagacattttaaatctttaaaatgcCTCCAGACTTAGACTCATATTACATAAGATAACTAAATTGAGACCACTTAACTTTAGAGAGGCTTTAAACAGATATTTTCTCTGcctttcctgctgtttttgttattttcactcagcatatacagtacagtacttgagtgTTAATGTAGTCAGGGACATGGCTGATTACATTGTCCTCACTTCACACTTGACCAGCAGGCCAGTCTCCCCTGAACTTTGTTTATTACTCCGAGAGTCACACATGACTGAATATCAGTTCCTGTTTTGTACAGGACGGTGAGATTGATGCAGAGGAACTCCAGAGGTGTCTGACTCAGTCTGGTTTCACTGGCAGCTACACTCGTAAGTTCACTGCTTTCTCTTCTACAGAACAACCGACTCCTGAATACACCACTCCCATGAGTTATTTTACACTGCTTAGTTAGTTTTGATTCAGTTAATTTGCTTTATTATTGCAAGGCACTTTACATACCAGGTATTAAAGCTGTATTAGTATCACACATGACATACATCTAAATTATTGAAGAAGTGAGAGAACTCATGCAGTGAGAATCAGGTGGTTTAATAATAGCTCATTCATTTCCCTTCAGGGAAATCCCTGTAAATCACTACAGATTTAAAGTGAACACCTGTCACTGTCATGGTAGTATTTGTATGTACTCTTTAGAATAAAAGTGCATTAACTGTTACACCCTAACTGTGGTCTTATTATCTTTACAGCTTTCAGCCTGGATACATGCAGGATCATGATTGCAATGCTTGATGTATCCTTTGCCATGACAGTTAAGTTGAAAAAAGAATTGTCTCAGTCTGGAAATGAAATTGACTGTAGCTGAGGCTCAGATTCAAGCCTTAGAGGCCGTAATATGCTCAGCACTATTTCCTACTCTAACCTTCCCATTCATTCTCAGTGTTTAAATATGTTAACAGTGGGTGTGGTTCAGCCTTGAACCAGGTTTGACCAGCTGCTGTCTTTAGTGTATGCACACCTTTCAGTCTATGTGCTGGCAGATATTTAAACCTTAACCAGCCTTTCACCAGAGGGACTTTACAGGCAAGATGGGTTTCAATGAGTTTAAGGAGCTGTTCACGGCTCTGAACGGCTGGAAGCAGAACTTTATGATGTTTGACCAGGACAGGAGTGGAACTGTGGAGCCTCATGAGATGACACAGGCAATCGGTGCTATGGGTGAGTCTTAACAGTATGAACATGATGGATATTTAGTAGCTCCTGATAACACATCTAATGAAAACTGGAACATTTAATGACACTTAATTAGGCCTAATAGAAGTCAATTAGGCTTTAATCTGTGCCGATTGGTGTGATCTGTCTCTGACTTATTCTGTTGATCATAGTAGACCAGTGAGGGACAAACTGCTCACACTCTATCCATACTTTATCATTTACAGTTCAACAGAGGAAAACCTCACACTTGTGTTTCACATACTCTTTATTCTAATAGGATTTGAAATTCCAAATTGATATTAGAATAGTTTTTACtagatttattatttattacaagatttatttattaaattttacATTCAGGTTGAATTATGATTTATGATGGGTTTCTGTTTTTGGTTAGTTCAGCTGATGTAGAATgtaaattcacaaaaaaatcatttaaaaaacattttatataattCAGAAAACAATATAGCTAATATAGTTATTTTGTACATGAATACAAAACTTCAGTTTTAGAATAGTGACCAAGATACATGGGACATCTTAAATCATCCAAATTTCTGACCTGTCTGATATTTCTGCTTACTATTCCATCAACATATATACTGATACTGTTATATCTGCTATGAGAGAATATGTGAACGTGTTGGCCTGTTCTTACCTGGGAGAGTGTATGACTTTCCTAACTGGAGGGGggttgtgtgtttggactcaccCAGTGCGTTAGCTCGCGTTCCTCAGGGACGGCAGATTCGACCCAACGGTGCCTCTCGACCTCCGTCCTGGTTCCAGCGGCCAGTCCTTTCTCCACTCCAGgatgttcagttttatttatgtgtgaatAATGAAAAGAGGTGGTGTGAGTTGAATGTCCATTTTCAGTcctttatcctttttttttctcaagttaTACAGCTGCAAGACCAGTACCTACTGAAACACCCACTGGgtttgatgttttgattttgGCAAAGAAAGACAGTGGATTGTGATCTGTGTAAGCTATGACTTCTTGCCCTGAGTGAGACACATACACTTAGAAGTGCTTGATGGCCAAGATAAGACCCAAAGCTTCGTTCTCAATAGCTGAGTAAGGCTTCTACCTTTGCACGCCTAGGCATCACCTTTCTCTGACCCATATGATGTCCGCGGTACAGGCCTTTAAGTCTAACACATCCTGGAGTAATGGAGTACCTGGCTCAGGTTGAAGCAGCTGTTCCTTGAACAGTTTTAGGGGACTCCTAACCTAATGCCCAAACACCAGGTCAAAAGGAGTAAAACCTGTGGATTCACTCACAGAATCTCTCATtgcaaaaaacagaaaagggagtCTCCAGGGAACAGAACACTATGTTTTGGTCATTGTTTTTGATAGGTACAAAATCTTTCATAGGCACAAGTGTCCCTAGTGCAGATGTTTCACAGGCAGATCAACAGTACCGGTTACCATGACAGACTGACCCGAAGCTGTGTCTCAGAACTGTAAATGAGGTCTCAGCTTCTCCTTCCCCGACTGCCACTGTCccatttgacaaaaaaaaaaaacaaacaaaaaacagcaaatgtctCTAAGTCAGCTGACGCCTGTTGACGAGCCTAGCTTTCTCCAAGTTGAGTCTCATACTCTCATATTCCTTCTCCCTAAAGCACAGACGGCTACAAGTGAACAAAAGTCACCGTAAATACTAACAAAAATGCTAACTAGCCACAAAGCAACAAATATACATcgaaacaaaaacacacaacacacaaacacttcgTTCCAGATCCCACACGAGCCCTCAATTGTCACGGCGCTAAGCTGACCTAGCCTCGACGACATAACTAATCCCTCCTTCTCAGGTTAGCCCAACACCTAACAAAGCCTGTCTGTGAACGTGTTGGCCTGTTCTTACCTGGGAGAGTGTATGACTTTCCTAACTGGAGGGggttgtgtgtttggactcaccCAGTGCGTTAGCTCGCGTTCCTCAGGGACGGCGGCATCGACCCAACGGTGCCTTCCGACCTCCGTCCTGGTTCCAGCGGCCAGTTCTTTCTCCACTCCAAGAAATTCAGTTTGATTTGAGTGTGAATAATGAAAAGTGGATTGTGTGAGTTGAATGTCCGCGTTCAGtccttttcccctcttcccTGGCGTCCGCCTCTTCTCGGTGGCGTCTTCCCCAAaccacactctctttctcacctgTCGCCAATGTGGGTTGATGAGCCCACAAACACCGCGCGCGCTCCCCTCTCGTGTGTATCAGTAGGTCCCTACCACAGTGACAGGTGGCctattatttatcattaaactttgtaacactttttaaaactgcactctTTATGTGTATAGGCCAAACTAAATCGCTTAAATATCATAATGATATTTGCCTGTAAGACATTTGCATAATACTGCAAGTAAACAATGGCAGCCATGGCCTAAACAATAAATGTGCGTaccatttaataaataataataaataaatcatttgagCTGTGTGACACATCCTTATAAACCTTATCCAGTCACATTGCTTTACAGCCTATAATAGCACTGCATCTCACATGTATTGTGTAGATTCATACACACTTCCACATTGAAAACATGAGATCTTTCCTCCACCATTCAGTCTCCCCTGTATCTGCCTCCTGCAGTGTGACGCTTATTTTCAGTGGCACgagtggaaaaaaatgtcagaagtTGCCTGCTGATTGTGACTCTGCTGATATGATCATGTCATTTACAGGTGTTGGAAATGCATATACAATTTGGCATATTTTCAGGGCTGTTCAGTCATGTCACTGATGTCTGTCAGACACTCTAACAACAGGGCCACATCACCACATGTTGGAATGAGAATAAGATtagatgttttctctctctcttctatcaGGCTACCGCATCAGTCCTCAGGCTCTGAATGCAATCATGAAGCGCTACAGCAAAAGTGGAAGAATCTTCTTTGATGACTACGTGGCCTGCTGTGTCAAACTGCGAGCTCTCACAGGTACCAAACACAAAACCGATGTGTGCTGCACAGAAATGACCTGACGTGTTCAGTGAGCAGCCACTCGTGTGTGCATGCTTTTTGATATTGCACTTGGTTTCACTCCACCTGTATTCCCCTGTTGTCATCGCTGAAGTGCTGTGACATTCTGCTTGGCTCAGTGCGCAAATCTGTGTCACCAAGGTGTTGTGAAATCAGTTTTATTGAAATCGTGGGCGTTCAGTGCCGTAAGCGTTTACTCTTCCTGTTACAGAGAACTTCAGGCGGAGAGATACCATGCATCAGGGATCTGTCACCTTCCAGTATGACGATGTAAGTCTCATCCTCTCTGTAGCTCCCACTCTTTCAGATAAGTTTCAGCTTGAGACTGATTTATTAGCCTCAAAGTGACTGTATGACAATTACTGGGAATGGGAGAGGGGGgggtttaatatttaatatcttAATAGAACATGAATTTTCACAACTGAGATTAGCTCATAAGAGTTTTCAAAGTCAGCTTCACCAAGCTAACTGCGTAACTTTGTTGTAAATCGCTGGTGGCTGAGGTGAGAGCTGAGCTGTCATGCATTGCTGTCTTGCAGTGGTTAGAGAGCAACAACTGCAACAGTGTGATCAGTTTCACACAGACCTGGCTCATCTGAGGCAAGATGAAGTAGTTCTAATTCTGGACTGGGACTGGACCCACTGGTGAATTTTGTACATAAAAATATCTTGTCCTCAGGATATGGGAAACACACCTACATGAGCCGTTTTGCACATGCAGTCCATCtttttgatattatttttaatctctttgtaaatataaaaactcACAATGGAAGGCTGGAATTAGATACTGTGTATAAAGAATGGgttgtgtaaaaatgtcacactacCTTCCCTtcagcagacagaaacataacaGTACCCTGCCtcttccactgtcctttgaacCCTCGTAATTTGGTTTCTGCTTCCACCTGACTGAAGGGAGGAGGTTTTGTTCTGTTAATCTTGTTATTAACACTGGAGCACCAACAAATTAACACTGAGCTTTTGCTTTTCCTCCATTGTTATAATTACCTACAACACCAAGTGTTCCCAATGTGTCAGGCACGCTGTGTTATTCAGTATACAGACATCCCATGACATTGTTTCAAGCTGTTTCATGTTGCAGCAGTTTGCCAGCACGTGAAACAgctcagtgcagctttaaagagtGTTTCCTCCTGAGGTCGTGTGGTTGATTTACGAAACAACTTTGTGGTTtacattctctctctttgtgcctCCTGTTAACAGTTTATCCTGTGCACAATGGCCATCTaagtgctgctgtctgtcccacACCACGAGGTCAGGGTCTTTAACCAACCAATCAGTGGCTGATTCTGGAACAGTGCCTCAAAGGAATGCAAAGGGAGGCCAGTAAATTAGACGGCAGCTATGAGCTGCAACATGAAAGTACCCATTGCTTGTAATGCTTGCCATAATGCTTTAGTCTTGTATGTCACAGAGGGATGTGCTGAAGATGTAtcaggtgtacacacacacacacacacacacatatacagtatgtatccACATTAGAGGGGAATATAATACATTTCTATAATATAATACATTGTAGTATCTTTAAATTTCTATTGAGATTTttgcctttcaaaataaaagtcacagaCAAAATTGCACATTAGTGTCAGAATAATTAGAAAAATGCTGCAATcacataaaatgtttttacacattaaacCTTTGAGGGATGGAGTTTGGGAATTTCTGAATTAGAAATTAATGTACCAGTAATGTTTAACTAGTCAGAATATTTTGCTTTAGGTCTCTCATTTTTGAATATGAAAAGAGAACTGATATTAGAGGATTGTTCCGATATGTGAGGCCACCTATTGTGCCATTATAATCTCTGAATGTATAGTCAAATGTATTAAAACCATTTATATAGAACATAGTAATTTCAGCATCATagttaatgaataaatgttaGCAGCATTTACAGATAACATGATACACTGAACTTCAGACAGTTCTGAACTTATATTATAACTAGTGCATTTTCTCATGTGTATTATCCGTGTTAATGGTATTTTATATACAGGAAATATtgtgcacttctgttttatataACTCATATCTAAGACTAACTACATTAGATTGTAGATGCATATTACCTTGATGTCTAACTTGATAACAAGCCAAAGTGACTGTGAGCTGATATAAACCCACACTGATACCTGTTACTAATGATACTGAGATATTAAAGTATTGTCATATAGCTGCAGTATGTTCATATGCTGACTTTTTGTTTCCACAGCCAGGTTTTACACTTTAAGGTTACAGTGAAGTCAATCTGCACACAGCTAATGTTGTAAGAAATATCATATTTTGTTACTCATAATAAACACTTTATAATCAGTATGCATTCTGTTTATTAATTTATACAATTGCGCATTTCCCCCAGTCTATTTACAcaatatatttcatttctttaaatatAGTTCAGAACGAAAACATTCAAATTAGCTGTTAAGTGTTGCATTGTATAAAATACAGtggcaaacatttaaaaaatgcataaaaacaaTTGTGAACAGCACTAGatttaaaaagtgacatttataT harbors:
- the gca gene encoding grancalcin codes for the protein MPGMPAQGMPPHGMPGGPMGGPMPGQMGGPMGGAPPQGGYAPYGGGYPGTYGAPPAANDPMWGYFTAIAGQDGEIDAEELQRCLTQSGFTGSYTPFSLDTCRIMIAMLDRDFTGKMGFNEFKELFTALNGWKQNFMMFDQDRSGTVEPHEMTQAIGAMGYRISPQALNAIMKRYSKSGRIFFDDYVACCVKLRALTENFRRRDTMHQGSVTFQYDDFILCTMAI